AATTTTGACCAACAACAAAAGCCATGTTTTAATGTACCACTAGGTGAGTTTGCTATATCATTTAATCAATGCCATTGGGATCaatcaagatttttttttctttttatttttcattgataCAATAAGGTCTTTGTCTTTTTCCTCCCTAGGTCTGTTTTTAGATGAACATGAGTACAGGACTGCATTTAAAAGTTTGTTAACTCAAAACTTCATTGTTAATGTTCTGAGTTCTGAGTGTCTACATATGTTCAAAGTGCTTTCTAATTTTACTAATTCTTCCCAATGATTGTGGCAGGGGAAAAAGAAAGCCATAGCAGCTTCTTTTTCTCAAGTGTCTCCCTGTTTGGCACTAAACAAGATTAGTGGGAGGAACATGTGGTAGACTCAGTTCAGCATATTTGCTGCTACACTAACATGCTAGTTTCTCAATTCCACCTAAAAGACAATTGTATGTTTGaagaattaaatagaaaaggCTCATAAAAGATTTTGTAGCACTTAATCATTTTTAAACATTTTGTTATGCTTTTAGAGAGAATATCTTGCTGTGCTTCCTCAGGATCTTTTGGGACTTTCTCTGGACAAAAGGCCAATATTTGAATAGGTATTATATCCTCAGCTTTTCATCTAAACCATTCAGAAGGTGTTGAGAGCTCTGCAAAATTGGCCACAGCACCCTAGAGTGACCAGATAAAGACAGTAATTGCAATGTATGAGTTAACCTATGGTGCCACATCATTACATCAATGCCGGATGGTGCTGGGTCTTTGCTGGTTGCTTTAGAGCTGATGTGGGCATCAGATCGTCATGTTTCTCTTTTTAACTGTCTGGCTGTTTAAGCTGAAAAAGCAGGCCTTACagttaaagaaaagaaacttttttctttttttcattcattGGATATGATTTTGGTTTGATATCTTTGTTTCTTCTTCTGTCAGAGGGTGTTTTATCTTCAGTTTCAGACTTAGGGAAGCGTTGAGCATGTTTTCAGGACCTTGAGAAATTGTCCAGGAATGCTTGATCAACAGTATCTTGAGGCTCATAAAATTGTCAATGGGTATGATTTGGTCAAAATCCCCGGTTGATGGGTGGGTATTGATTGATTAGAAAATTATGGAGAAATGGTATATTAACCATTGATGTTATCTCCATAATCAGGGAATTCCATGTTTGATAAATGGTTTATCAACATGAAATTTGATTCTCTGAAATGGGAAAATAAAGCATTTTCCGTGTTTAGGGCCCTCATGCTTAACATTTTGGTGATGTTTCTATATTCTCCTTGCATTGCTGACTTGTTAGATCACAGAGACAGGGATGGTGGAAGAATATGGGAACATTTCTAAATGCTGGATCCAGTGTTAGTAGCCTTCAATTTAGTTTTGGAATTAAGGTGGACCAGGGCATGAGGCCCAAAACTGATTAATTTTGGATTGAAAAATGGCGAAGGAAAGCAtccaaaagaataaaattgttAAAGCTACATAGCAAAGAATCtaagcaaattaaaaaaaattgctttTCCATTTCTTTTGTTCCTTTTTCGTGCAATTAGATCTTTGTTATGTTGTTGCTTGACAACAGTTGAGGGTTTTAATTTTTCGTTGAATTGATTATTTATGGTTTTCAGGTGAATGACAACTTGTTATTTTGAAATcgatattttgatttttgatataCATAGATTAAACTTTGTATTTCATAGTCATGGTTCTAAATTTCTCCTTCATTATTAACTTTCGGAAGCAGATACTTCCTTTTCTTCATTTTAATCTCTGTCATGATACTGTTTCTCTGGTATGTGCAAGCTTTGGTTAGTCACAAGTTTTCCATCAACTGACTTGCATACCATAATGTTGACAGATTATTGTGGATATGAGGTATTGCTGAAAGTTTATATTGTTATAACTGTTTATTTTGCTGAGTATCACTGCCCTTCTGATATGGTGTCATTTGTATGGATATCAGATATCTTGTCATTCTAATTTGTTCCTATGTTTAACAATGTTTTACCTGAATATTGCAACGATGTAAATACAAGCTTGTGTTCATACTTGAATTCCTATTACAGACTGCGCCATTTCAATACAGAGGTAGGGGTGGCAGGGGTGGTAGGTCGTTTAGAGGGGGTGGGCGAGGCCAGTTCAATCGCGGGAGGGGACGCGGACACTTCCCTGCTAATTCTTCTGCAACTGTCGTATCTGATGGTGTAGATTTGACTTCTGCTGCTGGGGTTACATTAGTGGTGCAACCTTCGTCATCAACATCACCCAAACAAGCTCAAGTGCCTGgcgcaccaccaccaccaccaccacctaaGGCATGGTGTGAAATTTGTAAGGTTGGATGTAATACTCTGGAAGTCATGGAACAACATAAGAATGGAAAGAAGCACAAGAAGAATGTGAAAGCCCGTGAAGAATTAGAGAGACAGAAGGCAATAaatgaacaaaagaaagaacagatTCATACAGCTCAGCCTAAGGCAGTCAAGGAGTCGGGGAACAATGGAGGCCCGACAGAAAATATTGGCACTGAAGTTGCAGCTGCTAATCAAAATGACGAAGCACAGCTGCAGAATAACCTTGGAGAGACTTCAGCAGTTTCAGCTGAAGAGCCTGAGGGAAAATTCAGGGATAACACTGCTGGACGGGGACGGGGATTGAAGCGTAAGATGAGAGGGGGACGAGGATCTAAATCAATGAGGACTGGTGATGGATCAAGAAAGTCAGTGCAACCTCAAGCAGAGCAGTTTGTGCCCTTTAAATGTGAATTGTGCAATGTCAAGTGTGAGTCCGAGGTTGTTTACCAGAGTCATGTGACCGGGAAAAAGCACTTGTCGAATCTCAAGCGTGCCCATGGCCCACAAGCTTTGTCCGGAATACTAGGGCTTCAACAAGCACTTAACCCCCCTGACATCAATGCCCTCTCAAATGCAATCAATGCTCAAGTCCAACAAGGTGATAATGATCCGCAAGTCCTTTTGGCTCAGCTTCTGATGAATGTATTATCTCAAGCACAAGCACAGGCACAAGGACAAACACCAGGAACTGCACCGCAGACTGGTCCCGTGGCTGCTCAGATGCTGGGTGCAGTGCCCTCTATTGCTGGATCCAGTTATGAACCCCAGCTGTCTCAGACACAAGCCTTGGAAATTATGGCACATGTTAATGCTCCGGAGGATTCTAACACCGGTTCCCAAAATGCAGGTGGAAATTGTGAATTGAAACAGCAGCATGAGTATCCCCAGCCTAATTTAATTGCGACTTTATCAGACAACTCAGGTGCAGCAAATGACCAAATAGCTTCAGAGTGTGAAGCTTCCACCTCACAGAACCAACCAAGATAAATGATAGAACCactcttattttatattctctCTCTCcagtgaattttgcactttctttgggtttaaatttcattttatgTTGTTTGGACTACGTTTCAACCAGATATATATATCTATGAATGCTGCATGAAATTCTCAAATGAATGTTATTGCTACGTTCCTCTATGTTGCTTGCTGCAACTTCTTAATGTTTGTTCCTGGGATGCATTGGCGAGCTTGTTCATGAATGAATGATGATCCTTTTAACATTTAAGCAGACAAAAGCTGAATATATTT
This sequence is a window from Arachis duranensis cultivar V14167 chromosome 2, aradu.V14167.gnm2.J7QH, whole genome shotgun sequence. Protein-coding genes within it:
- the LOC107475464 gene encoding uncharacterized protein LOC107475464, with translation MDYSAYQQQQQQQQQHQQQQAYSYEYDPSQIQAYDQSYAYQQPYYPYTQQYAYYPDPTQAHLQFQPESAPVHPPGVNPEPAPQRPTHAPTAPFQYRGRGGRGGRSFRGGGRGQFNRGRGRGHFPANSSATVVSDGVDLTSAAGVTLVVQPSSSTSPKQAQVPGAPPPPPPPKAWCEICKVGCNTLEVMEQHKNGKKHKKNVKAREELERQKAINEQKKEQIHTAQPKAVKESGNNGGPTENIGTEVAAANQNDEAQLQNNLGETSAVSAEEPEGKFRDNTAGRGRGLKRKMRGGRGSKSMRTGDGSRKSVQPQAEQFVPFKCELCNVKCESEVVYQSHVTGKKHLSNLKRAHGPQALSGILGLQQALNPPDINALSNAINAQVQQGDNDPQVLLAQLLMNVLSQAQAQAQGQTPGTAPQTGPVAAQMLGAVPSIAGSSYEPQLSQTQALEIMAHVNAPEDSNTGSQNAGGNCELKQQHEYPQPNLIATLSDNSGAANDQIASECEASTSQNQPR